The following are encoded in a window of Mycobacterium sp. ELW1 genomic DNA:
- a CDS encoding DUF4333 domain-containing protein, translated as MRATTALGAGLTAVGVAAAALSGCSFDVSTGGLAVSKTDLEKDITQRLQKAGEKPQTVTCAENLRGEVGKTTRCEVLLNGSDSFDLVVTATEIDGENISYSMVPAASKEQLDKLVAKTVSQSSGATVDSADCDGGLDGKTGAEAHCDVTAAGETTRQTVTVTKVEGLMMYFHVQPAA; from the coding sequence ATGCGTGCCACGACGGCGCTCGGCGCCGGGCTCACCGCCGTGGGTGTCGCCGCAGCCGCGCTGAGCGGATGCTCCTTCGACGTCAGCACCGGTGGGCTTGCCGTGTCGAAAACGGATCTCGAGAAAGACATCACCCAGCGGCTGCAGAAGGCGGGCGAGAAGCCGCAAACCGTGACCTGTGCCGAGAATCTGCGGGGCGAGGTCGGTAAGACCACCCGCTGCGAGGTGCTGCTGAACGGCTCCGACAGCTTCGACCTCGTGGTCACCGCGACGGAGATCGACGGTGAGAACATCAGCTACAGCATGGTCCCTGCCGCATCGAAGGAACAGCTCGACAAGCTGGTGGCCAAGACGGTGTCGCAGTCGTCCGGGGCCACGGTCGACTCAGCCGACTGCGACGGCGGTCTGGACGGCAAAACCGGTGCGGAGGCGCACTGCGACGTGACGGCCGCAGGCGAAACAACGCGGCAGACGGTGACCGTGACCAAGGTGGAGGGCCTGATGATGTACTTCCATGTGCAGCCGGCGGCCTAG
- a CDS encoding DUF2945 domain-containing protein, translated as MGKDEFHKGDKVTWQSHGSTAEGTVEEKITSDTTAAKRTVRASASDPQYRVRSDKSGNDAVHKPEALHRKSS; from the coding sequence ATGGGCAAGGACGAATTCCACAAGGGTGACAAAGTCACCTGGCAGAGTCACGGCAGCACCGCCGAGGGGACGGTGGAGGAGAAGATCACCTCCGACACCACCGCTGCGAAGCGTACGGTGCGCGCGTCGGCCTCCGATCCCCAGTATCGGGTCCGCAGCGACAAGAGCGGAAACGACGCCGTGCACAAACCCGAAGCGCTGCATCGCAAGTCGAGCTGA
- a CDS encoding phosphotransferase, with protein sequence MQTNDIVIERPSDLTAEWLTAAIGFPVAGFTIDRIGTGQMSECYRVGLTYADSVEGPVSVVLKVAATDPTSRQTGMALGLYEREVKFYADVAPRLGGPVAECYHHFYDPETGIFTLLLDDAAPAEVGNEIRGATIEDAVLALNELGRLHAPVIGNESLADAEWLTRAAPLDQALIGQLWAGFADRYGDAITADQRHVCERLAGSFDAYVADESLPERIKGLVHGDYRLDNMLFGRPGSRRDLTVVDWQTVTWGPAMTDVAYFIGCAVTIDDRRAHYDELLRAYHEGLGPDSGVTLDQVREGVRRQSFAGVMMAVVSSMLVERTDRGDEMFLTMLDRHTSHVLDTGALDVLPPAAPVAALTPDPADEGAHQPGDEPLWNESWYWDFADPAQGIGGWLRLGLVPNQNVAWINALVCGPDMPTVALVNFEAPMPADPLVAKADGAELRHGAITPLQTYRVEVRGTALEYDDPSALLRDEPGRPVELAMDLTWTTVGTPYAYRITTRYEIPCSVTGTVTIDGRVHQFEAVPGQRDHSHGVRDWWSMDWVWSALHLDDGTHLHGVDLRIPGMDPISVGYLQRAGEPVTETTTVRAEATFSDNGLPLTTTIDYLPGPVETTVDIRGHAPVRLVAPEGQVSFFPRAWVTVETTDGRTGSGWVEWNRNL encoded by the coding sequence GTGCAGACCAACGACATCGTCATCGAGCGACCGAGTGACCTGACCGCTGAATGGCTGACCGCCGCCATCGGTTTTCCGGTCGCAGGCTTCACCATCGACCGCATCGGTACCGGTCAGATGAGCGAGTGCTACCGGGTCGGACTGACGTATGCCGACAGTGTCGAGGGACCAGTCTCGGTAGTTCTCAAGGTCGCCGCGACAGATCCGACGAGCAGACAGACCGGAATGGCGCTGGGGCTCTACGAGCGCGAGGTCAAGTTCTATGCCGACGTCGCCCCACGCCTCGGCGGTCCGGTGGCCGAGTGCTACCACCACTTTTACGACCCCGAGACGGGCATCTTCACGTTGCTTCTCGACGACGCGGCTCCCGCCGAGGTCGGTAACGAAATCCGCGGCGCCACAATCGAAGACGCCGTGCTGGCGCTGAACGAACTGGGCCGCCTGCACGCCCCGGTGATCGGCAACGAGAGCCTCGCCGACGCCGAATGGCTGACCCGGGCGGCGCCGCTGGACCAGGCCCTGATCGGTCAGCTCTGGGCCGGCTTCGCCGACCGCTACGGCGACGCGATCACCGCCGACCAGCGGCATGTGTGTGAACGGCTGGCGGGCAGTTTCGATGCCTACGTGGCCGACGAGTCCCTGCCGGAGCGCATCAAGGGTCTGGTGCACGGCGATTACCGGCTCGACAACATGCTGTTCGGCCGCCCGGGATCCCGGCGCGACCTCACCGTCGTCGACTGGCAGACGGTCACCTGGGGCCCGGCCATGACCGACGTGGCGTACTTCATCGGATGTGCCGTCACCATCGATGATCGGCGTGCCCACTACGACGAGCTGCTTCGCGCGTATCACGAAGGGCTGGGCCCTGATTCGGGTGTCACTCTCGACCAGGTGCGCGAGGGCGTCCGGCGCCAGAGCTTCGCGGGGGTGATGATGGCGGTGGTCTCGTCGATGCTTGTCGAGCGCACCGACCGCGGCGACGAGATGTTCCTGACCATGCTGGACCGGCACACCAGCCATGTCCTCGACACCGGTGCGCTCGACGTTCTGCCACCGGCCGCGCCCGTCGCGGCTCTGACGCCCGACCCCGCCGACGAAGGCGCACATCAGCCCGGTGACGAGCCACTGTGGAACGAGAGCTGGTACTGGGACTTCGCCGACCCGGCTCAGGGCATCGGTGGCTGGCTGCGGCTCGGCCTGGTGCCCAACCAGAACGTCGCATGGATCAACGCGCTGGTGTGCGGTCCCGATATGCCCACCGTTGCGCTGGTGAACTTCGAGGCGCCGATGCCCGCCGACCCCCTCGTGGCCAAGGCCGACGGCGCCGAACTGCGCCACGGCGCCATCACGCCGCTGCAGACCTACCGCGTCGAGGTCCGCGGTACCGCACTGGAATACGACGATCCGTCGGCCTTGCTGCGCGACGAGCCCGGCCGGCCGGTCGAGTTGGCCATGGACCTCACCTGGACGACGGTCGGGACACCGTACGCGTATCGCATCACCACCCGGTATGAAATCCCCTGCAGCGTAACCGGAACCGTCACCATCGACGGGCGGGTGCACCAGTTCGAGGCAGTCCCGGGGCAGCGCGATCACTCCCACGGTGTTCGGGACTGGTGGAGCATGGACTGGGTCTGGAGCGCCCTGCACCTCGACGACGGCACCCACCTGCACGGTGTCGACCTGCGCATCCCCGGTATGGATCCGATCAGCGTCGGCTACCTGCAGCGAGCCGGCGAACCGGTCACCGAGACGACGACTGTGCGTGCCGAAGCGACGTTCTCCGACAACGGGTTACCGCTGACGACGACTATCGATTACCTGCCCGGTCCGGTCGAGACGACGGTCGATATCCGCGGTCACGCGCCCGTCCGGCTGGTGGCACCGGAGGGTCAGGTGAGCTTCTTCCCGCGGGCCTGGGTCACCGTCGAAACCACTGACGGCAGGACCGGATCGGGCTGGGTGGAGTGGAACCGCAACCTGTGA
- a CDS encoding carboxylesterase/lipase family protein — protein sequence MHEHTVRATTRSGIVEGFVRNGVNRWRSIPYARPPVGALRFRAPQPPQPWRGVRHCHGFANCAPQQRRYTMLAVGKYQPMGEDCLTLNVVTPQWTGSEPDHEPLPVMFFIHGGGYLMGSSATPLYDGAALARRGCVYVSVNYRLGALGCVDLSSLSTPDTPIDSNLFLRDLVMALRWIRDNIGAFGGDPGNVTIFGESAGAHAVATLLAVPEAEGLFAQAISESPASGLVSGPETAATIAGKFARLLGAGGDDGAETVMRARPRDLVAALDTLLVESMTDMDGAFSLGPTYGDDVLPDDPIAAMRRGAIHKVPLIVGTNADEGKLFTRFMKLLPTTEPAIERLLASAEPEARQRITAAYPGYPRPAACVQLGGDFAFGTAAWQIAEAHGRHAPTYVYRYDYAPRTLHWSGLGATHATELLAVFDIYRTRFGAALTAAMDRRSALKVSRDLQTRWRHFSRTGVPGEGWPRYTEAERPVLVFDRHTRVDYDPHPHRREAWAGFSLAGR from the coding sequence ATGCACGAACACACCGTCCGCGCCACCACGCGCAGCGGCATCGTCGAGGGGTTCGTCCGCAACGGGGTCAACAGGTGGCGTTCGATTCCCTACGCCCGCCCACCGGTGGGTGCGCTGCGCTTCCGCGCGCCGCAGCCCCCGCAGCCGTGGCGCGGCGTCCGGCACTGCCACGGCTTCGCCAACTGTGCCCCTCAGCAGCGCCGCTACACGATGCTGGCGGTGGGCAAGTATCAGCCGATGGGCGAGGATTGCCTGACGCTCAACGTCGTCACTCCGCAGTGGACGGGCAGCGAGCCGGACCACGAACCGTTGCCGGTGATGTTCTTCATCCACGGCGGCGGCTACCTGATGGGCAGCTCGGCCACCCCGCTCTACGACGGCGCTGCCCTGGCCCGCCGTGGCTGCGTGTACGTCTCGGTGAACTATCGCCTCGGCGCCCTCGGCTGCGTGGATCTCTCGTCGCTGTCCACGCCGGACACCCCGATCGACAGCAATCTGTTCCTGCGCGACCTCGTGATGGCGCTGCGCTGGATACGCGACAACATCGGTGCCTTCGGTGGTGACCCCGGCAACGTGACGATCTTCGGCGAGAGCGCCGGTGCACATGCCGTCGCGACGCTGCTGGCCGTTCCGGAAGCCGAAGGCCTTTTTGCGCAAGCTATTTCAGAGAGCCCGGCCTCCGGCCTGGTGAGCGGCCCGGAGACCGCCGCCACGATTGCCGGCAAGTTCGCCCGGCTGCTCGGGGCCGGCGGAGACGACGGCGCCGAAACCGTGATGCGGGCCCGGCCGCGGGATCTGGTCGCCGCCCTCGACACCCTGCTCGTCGAGAGCATGACCGACATGGACGGTGCCTTCTCGCTCGGCCCCACCTACGGCGACGACGTCCTGCCCGACGATCCGATCGCGGCGATGCGGCGCGGCGCGATCCACAAGGTGCCGCTGATCGTCGGTACCAACGCCGACGAAGGCAAGCTGTTCACCCGGTTCATGAAGTTGTTGCCGACCACCGAGCCCGCCATCGAACGCCTGCTGGCGAGTGCGGAACCCGAAGCGCGCCAACGCATCACCGCGGCCTACCCGGGCTACCCACGGCCGGCGGCCTGCGTCCAGCTCGGCGGTGACTTCGCGTTCGGAACCGCTGCCTGGCAGATCGCCGAAGCGCACGGCAGGCACGCGCCGACCTATGTGTACCGCTACGACTACGCACCGCGGACCCTGCACTGGTCGGGCCTGGGTGCCACCCATGCCACCGAACTGCTGGCCGTCTTCGACATCTACCGGACCCGGTTCGGCGCCGCATTGACCGCGGCGATGGACAGGCGCTCGGCGCTCAAGGTCAGCCGAGATCTGCAGACCAGATGGCGGCATTTCAGCCGTACCGGCGTGCCGGGCGAGGGCTGGCCGCGCTACACCGAAGCGGAGCGCCCGGTGCTGGTGTTCGACCGGCACACCCGCGTCGATTACGACCCGCATCCGCACCGTCGCGAGGCGTGGGCAGGGTTTTCGCTGGCCGGCCGCTAG
- a CDS encoding cation diffusion facilitator family transporter: MAHIHDDSEKRTAALHHDHDHDHHSGLRAAITDIFAPHSHDAADSLDSALESSAAGIRAVKTSLVVLGVTALAQIAVVMASGSIALAADTIHNFSDALTAVPLWIAFALSTKAATRRYTYGFGRVEDLAGMFVVAMIALSAIVAGYEAIGRLINPRPIEHLGWVALAGLLGFIGNEWVALYRIRVGRRIGSAALVADGLHARTDGFTSLAVVIGAGGVALGFPLADPIIGLVITVAILAVLRTAVRDVFRRLMDGVDPEFVESAEATLAARPEVRAVRSVRMRWIGHRLHVDAELDIDPDLTLAQAHHIAHEAEHDLTHAVPKLATAMIHAYPAHTH, translated from the coding sequence ATGGCTCACATCCACGACGACAGCGAAAAGCGCACCGCTGCACTGCACCACGACCATGACCATGACCACCATTCCGGTCTGCGCGCAGCGATCACCGACATCTTCGCTCCGCACTCCCATGACGCGGCCGACAGTCTCGACAGCGCGCTCGAGTCCAGTGCGGCGGGCATCCGCGCGGTCAAGACGAGCCTTGTCGTGCTGGGTGTGACCGCGCTTGCCCAGATCGCCGTCGTCATGGCGTCCGGGTCGATCGCACTGGCCGCCGACACCATCCACAACTTCTCCGACGCGCTGACCGCGGTGCCGCTGTGGATCGCATTCGCGTTGAGTACCAAAGCCGCAACGCGGCGTTACACCTACGGCTTCGGCCGCGTGGAGGATCTCGCCGGGATGTTCGTCGTCGCGATGATCGCCCTGTCGGCGATCGTCGCCGGGTACGAGGCCATCGGGCGGCTGATCAACCCGCGGCCCATCGAGCACCTCGGCTGGGTCGCGCTCGCGGGGCTCCTCGGGTTCATCGGCAACGAATGGGTCGCGCTCTACCGCATCCGTGTCGGGCGCCGGATCGGCTCGGCGGCTCTGGTCGCCGACGGGCTGCACGCCCGCACCGACGGCTTCACCTCGCTGGCCGTGGTGATCGGCGCGGGCGGTGTCGCCCTTGGCTTTCCGCTGGCGGACCCGATCATCGGTCTGGTGATCACCGTGGCCATCCTGGCGGTGCTACGCACCGCGGTTCGGGATGTGTTCCGCCGCTTGATGGATGGCGTCGATCCGGAGTTCGTCGAGTCGGCTGAGGCGACGCTCGCTGCCCGGCCGGAAGTGCGGGCGGTGCGCAGTGTGCGCATGCGATGGATCGGTCACCGGCTGCACGTCGATGCCGAACTCGACATCGATCCCGATCTCACTCTGGCGCAAGCACATCACATCGCCCACGAAGCCGAACACGACCTGACCCACGCCGTACCCAAACTGGCCACCGCGATGATCCACGCCTACCCGGCGCACACGCACTAA
- a CDS encoding metalloregulator ArsR/SmtB family transcription factor: MNADRQLADDHALLVVEVFRMLADATRVQLLWSLIDGELSVNDLAECVHKPAPSVSQHLAKLRMARLVRTRREGTQVFYRLENDHVRQLVTDAVYNAEHAAGGTPAHHRGVHELPARGSA, from the coding sequence ATGAATGCAGATAGGCAGCTTGCCGACGACCATGCGCTGCTGGTCGTCGAGGTCTTCCGCATGCTGGCCGACGCCACCCGTGTTCAACTGCTCTGGTCGCTGATCGACGGCGAACTCAGCGTCAACGATCTCGCCGAGTGCGTCCACAAGCCGGCGCCGTCGGTCTCCCAGCATCTGGCCAAACTGCGGATGGCCCGTCTGGTTCGCACCCGACGAGAAGGCACCCAGGTGTTCTACCGCCTGGAGAACGACCACGTACGTCAACTCGTCACCGACGCGGTGTACAACGCCGAGCACGCCGCCGGCGGGACCCCGGCCCACCATCGCGGGGTGCACGAGTTGCCGGCCAGAGGGAGCGCGTGA
- a CDS encoding NAD(P)H-dependent oxidoreductase: protein MNEHTLVVYANPRGLASRANAALLRAVTDRPDTETRDLVALYPDGLVDVTAEQAALERADQVVLQYPTYWYSMPGPMKSWLDQVMTPGWAYGPGAPGVLAGKTLRIATTTGGVTEDYQPGRLHGFEYADLLAPLRATARRLGMQFAEPLVLHGVRHLSDDELAAAAARYEDLLAKPLVPATRPELPWRAGSEAHPRRTSRPLRGADSPTG from the coding sequence GTGAATGAACACACGCTCGTGGTGTACGCCAACCCTCGCGGGCTGGCGTCACGCGCCAATGCGGCACTTCTGCGCGCGGTTACAGACCGGCCGGATACCGAGACTCGGGACCTCGTCGCCCTCTACCCGGACGGTCTCGTCGACGTCACCGCCGAGCAGGCGGCCCTGGAACGCGCGGATCAGGTGGTGCTGCAGTACCCGACCTACTGGTATTCGATGCCCGGGCCGATGAAGAGCTGGCTCGACCAGGTGATGACACCCGGTTGGGCGTACGGCCCCGGCGCGCCGGGCGTGCTGGCGGGCAAGACATTGCGGATCGCGACGACCACCGGCGGTGTCACCGAGGACTACCAACCGGGCCGGCTGCACGGGTTCGAGTACGCCGACCTTCTGGCGCCGCTACGGGCGACCGCGCGTCGACTCGGCATGCAGTTCGCCGAACCCCTTGTGCTCCATGGTGTTCGACATCTGAGCGATGACGAACTCGCCGCCGCGGCGGCTCGATACGAGGATCTGCTCGCCAAGCCCCTGGTCCCGGCTACGCGGCCAGAACTCCCTTGGCGCGCAGGATCGGAAGCACACCCTCGGCGAACCAGTAGGCCTCTTCGAGGTGCGGATAGCCCGACAGGATGA
- a CDS encoding LLM class flavin-dependent oxidoreductase — MSAKFFWFLPTNGDSRSIVGASHASSHHIIPDGYRPPTRRYLAEVARAADRLGFEGVLTPTGTWCEDAWLTASALLAETERLKFLVAFRPGLVPPTLAAQQAATLQRFSDGRLLLNVVSGGDDLEQQRFGDWLDHDERYARTGEFLQIVKSVWGQESYDFDGDFYKIRDGRVSAPPNPLPEFYFGGSSAAALPIAAEHVDVYLTWGEPPLAAKAKIDAVRELAAARGRSLRFGIRLHTITRDTSAAAWAVAEELVNELTPDQIEQATKQHASSESEGQRRMTALHGGRTDKLEIYPNLWAGVGLVRGGAGTALVGSHEEVANLIWEYHSVGFDEFILSGYPHLEEAYWFAEGVLPILRAKGVLAA; from the coding sequence TTGTCTGCGAAGTTTTTCTGGTTCCTGCCCACCAACGGTGACAGCCGTTCGATCGTCGGGGCATCGCATGCGTCGTCACACCACATCATCCCCGACGGATACCGCCCGCCGACACGGCGCTATCTGGCCGAAGTGGCCAGAGCCGCCGACCGGCTCGGATTCGAGGGGGTGCTGACGCCGACCGGAACCTGGTGCGAGGACGCGTGGTTGACGGCATCGGCTCTGCTGGCCGAAACCGAGCGGCTGAAGTTCCTCGTGGCGTTCCGGCCTGGCCTGGTGCCGCCCACACTGGCCGCCCAGCAGGCGGCGACTCTTCAGCGGTTCTCCGATGGCCGCCTGCTGCTCAACGTCGTCAGCGGCGGGGACGACCTCGAGCAACAGCGATTCGGCGATTGGCTCGACCATGACGAGCGCTATGCCCGCACCGGCGAATTCCTCCAGATCGTCAAGTCGGTGTGGGGGCAGGAGTCGTATGACTTCGACGGCGACTTCTACAAGATCCGCGACGGGCGGGTGTCCGCGCCACCGAACCCGTTGCCGGAGTTTTACTTCGGTGGCTCGTCGGCGGCCGCGCTGCCCATCGCCGCCGAGCATGTCGACGTGTACCTCACCTGGGGTGAGCCGCCGCTGGCCGCGAAGGCCAAGATCGACGCGGTGCGCGAGTTGGCCGCGGCGCGCGGTCGCAGCCTGCGCTTCGGGATCCGGCTGCACACGATCACCCGCGACACCTCGGCAGCAGCCTGGGCTGTCGCCGAAGAGCTCGTCAACGAGCTGACTCCGGACCAGATCGAGCAGGCCACCAAGCAGCACGCCAGCTCGGAGTCCGAGGGGCAACGCCGGATGACGGCCCTGCACGGTGGGCGCACGGACAAGCTGGAGATCTACCCGAACCTGTGGGCCGGCGTCGGGCTGGTCCGGGGCGGTGCAGGCACCGCGCTGGTGGGGAGCCACGAAGAGGTCGCCAACCTGATCTGGGAGTACCACTCGGTCGGTTTCGACGAGTTCATCCTGTCGGGCTATCCGCACCTCGAAGAGGCCTACTGGTTCGCCGAGGGTGTGCTTCCGATCCTGCGCGCCAAGGGAGTTCTGGCCGCGTAG
- a CDS encoding ABC transporter substrate-binding protein: MAFRRAFIALTVVGLLLTGCVSRQQNTGAAQAPTTVPLSELSGLTLQVGDQKGGTESLLRAAGALDNLPYQIAFSTFTSGPPQIEAATAGKIDFAITGNTPPIFGAASNAKVKVVSAYNGGGVGDQILVQADSPIQSVGDLRGKSIAVGKGSSAHGHLLGQLDKAGLTPADVKLVFLQPADALSAFKAGQADAWAIWDPYTAQAEQQLTVRSIAQAKGVTNGYWFGVASDAALADPKRSSALADLLVRFAKAAKWAQDHPQEWAEKYSAAVGLDLKAAEVSQSRSLRLPTALSDEVIASEQKIADLFAKSGQIQTAPDFSKWVDRRYAGVLEPVLVSSN, translated from the coding sequence ATAGCATTTCGTCGCGCGTTCATCGCGCTGACCGTGGTCGGGCTGCTCCTGACGGGCTGCGTGTCGCGCCAGCAGAACACGGGTGCAGCCCAGGCTCCGACGACGGTTCCGCTCAGTGAACTCTCGGGCCTCACCTTGCAGGTGGGTGATCAGAAGGGCGGGACCGAGTCGCTGCTGCGCGCCGCGGGTGCGCTGGACAACCTGCCCTACCAGATCGCGTTCTCGACGTTCACGTCCGGACCGCCGCAGATCGAGGCCGCGACCGCGGGCAAAATCGACTTCGCCATCACCGGCAACACCCCACCGATCTTCGGTGCCGCATCCAACGCGAAAGTGAAGGTGGTCTCGGCCTACAACGGTGGTGGCGTCGGGGACCAAATCCTCGTCCAGGCGGACTCGCCGATCCAGTCCGTCGGTGACCTGCGCGGTAAGAGCATCGCGGTCGGCAAGGGCAGCTCCGCGCACGGCCACCTGCTGGGTCAACTCGACAAGGCCGGGCTGACACCGGCCGATGTGAAGCTGGTGTTCCTGCAGCCCGCCGATGCGCTGTCGGCGTTCAAGGCGGGCCAGGCCGATGCGTGGGCGATCTGGGACCCCTACACCGCTCAGGCCGAGCAGCAGCTGACGGTGCGGTCGATCGCCCAGGCCAAGGGGGTGACCAACGGCTACTGGTTCGGAGTGGCCTCCGACGCTGCGCTTGCCGATCCCAAGCGCAGTTCCGCTCTCGCCGATCTGCTCGTCAGGTTCGCCAAGGCCGCGAAGTGGGCTCAGGATCACCCACAGGAGTGGGCCGAAAAATATTCCGCAGCAGTGGGATTGGATCTGAAGGCTGCCGAAGTGTCGCAGAGCCGCAGCCTACGTCTGCCGACAGCTCTCAGCGACGAAGTGATCGCATCGGAGCAGAAGATCGCCGATCTGTTCGCGAAATCGGGGCAGATCCAGACTGCGCCTGACTTCTCGAAGTGGGTCGACCGCCGCTACGCCGGTGTGCTTGAGCCAGTTCTCGTCAGTTCGAATTAG
- a CDS encoding ABC transporter ATP-binding protein, whose protein sequence is MTVTYDRQTGVAGSLRHIDKWYGEHHVLKDVSVAVGAGQIVALVGRSGSGKSTVLRVLAGLSQDHTGERIVSGAPALAFQEPRLFPWRTVRTNVGYGLTRFRLSRAEVAERADQALADVGLIDRADAWPLTLSGGQAQRVSLARALVAEPQLLLLDEPFGALDALTRLSMHSLLLQLWRRHRFGVLLVTHDVNEAVALADQVLVLDDGEVVFQTAITDPRLPTGSSSTANDNHRTELLSQLGVQI, encoded by the coding sequence ATGACCGTGACCTACGATCGCCAGACCGGGGTGGCCGGATCACTGCGGCACATCGACAAGTGGTACGGCGAACATCATGTGCTCAAGGATGTTTCGGTCGCGGTCGGCGCGGGCCAGATCGTCGCATTGGTGGGGCGTAGCGGATCCGGGAAATCGACCGTGCTGCGCGTGCTGGCCGGCTTGTCCCAGGACCATACCGGTGAGCGCATCGTCAGCGGAGCACCGGCGCTGGCGTTCCAGGAGCCGAGGCTGTTTCCGTGGCGCACGGTGCGCACCAACGTCGGCTACGGGCTGACCCGATTCCGGCTTTCTCGCGCCGAGGTGGCCGAGCGGGCCGACCAGGCATTGGCCGATGTCGGCCTGATCGATCGCGCGGATGCGTGGCCGCTGACACTGTCCGGCGGTCAGGCACAACGGGTTTCCCTGGCCAGGGCCCTGGTCGCCGAGCCGCAGTTGCTGCTGCTGGACGAACCGTTCGGCGCCCTGGATGCGCTCACGCGGCTCAGCATGCACTCCTTGTTGTTGCAGCTGTGGCGGCGCCACCGGTTCGGGGTGCTGTTGGTCACCCACGACGTCAACGAGGCTGTCGCGCTCGCGGATCAGGTGCTGGTCCTGGACGACGGTGAAGTGGTATTCCAGACGGCCATCACCGACCCACGGCTGCCCACTGGCAGCTCGTCGACCGCCAACGACAATCACCGCACCGAGTTGCTCTCGCAACTCGGTGTTCAGATCTGA
- a CDS encoding ABC transporter permease, whose protein sequence is MQASAPVLPAGSRTRPRRRERKWTIARWASPVFLLALWQLGSALGFISQEVLPAPSLIAEAGLELIRNGQLADALRVSGARVVQGLLLGGVIGIGLGSAVGLSRWTEATVDPPMQMLRALPHLGLIPLFILWFGIGELPKVLLVALGVSFPLYLNTFSAIRQVDPKLFETAEVLGFSFRQRFANIILPSAAPQVLVGLRQSLAIAWLTLIVAEQINADKGIGYLINNARDFLRIDIIIFGLIVYALLGITTDAIVRSLERRALRYRS, encoded by the coding sequence GTGCAGGCTTCTGCGCCGGTCCTGCCTGCCGGTTCACGCACCCGTCCACGCCGCCGGGAGCGTAAGTGGACGATCGCCCGGTGGGCTTCGCCGGTGTTCCTGCTGGCGTTGTGGCAGCTGGGCAGCGCGTTGGGATTCATCTCCCAAGAAGTACTGCCGGCACCGTCGCTGATCGCCGAGGCCGGGCTCGAACTCATCCGCAATGGTCAGCTCGCCGATGCGTTGCGGGTATCCGGAGCGCGGGTGGTGCAGGGACTGCTGCTCGGCGGCGTGATCGGGATCGGCCTGGGCAGCGCGGTGGGCCTGTCCCGGTGGACCGAGGCGACTGTCGACCCGCCTATGCAGATGTTGCGGGCGCTACCTCACCTCGGTCTGATCCCGCTGTTCATCCTGTGGTTCGGTATCGGCGAACTTCCCAAGGTTCTGCTGGTCGCGCTCGGTGTCAGTTTCCCGCTGTACCTCAACACCTTCTCGGCTATCCGACAGGTCGACCCAAAATTGTTCGAAACAGCTGAGGTGCTTGGCTTTTCATTTCGTCAGCGGTTCGCCAACATCATTCTGCCCAGCGCCGCGCCCCAGGTACTGGTGGGCCTGCGGCAATCACTCGCGATCGCGTGGCTGACGTTGATCGTCGCCGAACAGATCAACGCCGACAAAGGCATCGGCTACTTGATCAACAACGCACGCGACTTCCTGCGCATCGACATCATCATCTTCGGTCTGATCGTGTATGCGCTGCTGGGCATCACGACTGATGCGATCGTGCGTTCCCTGGAGCGCCGCGCACTGAGGTATCGGTCATGA
- a CDS encoding RNA polymerase-binding protein RbpA produces MADRVLRGSRLGAVSYETDRNHDLAPRQIARYRTENGEEFEVPFADDAEIPGTWPCKNGLEGTLIDGDLPEPKKVKPPRTHWDMLLERRSIEELEELLKERMDLIKSKRRGS; encoded by the coding sequence ATGGCTGATCGTGTCCTGAGAGGCAGTCGCCTCGGAGCCGTGAGCTACGAGACGGACCGCAACCACGACCTGGCGCCGCGTCAGATTGCGCGGTACCGCACCGAGAACGGCGAGGAATTCGAGGTTCCGTTCGCCGACGACGCCGAGATCCCCGGCACCTGGCCCTGCAAGAACGGCCTCGAGGGCACCCTCATCGATGGCGACCTGCCCGAACCCAAGAAGGTCAAGCCGCCGCGCACCCACTGGGACATGCTGCTGGAGCGCCGCTCGATCGAGGAGCTCGAAGAGCTGCTCAAGGAGCGGATGGACCTGATCAAGTCCAAGCGCCGCGGCAGCTGA